The Candidatus Poribacteria bacterium genome contains the following window.
GAAAATTGGGTATCCTATTTAAGAATTGCACCACATTATAACAGATTCTTTTGAGATTGTAAATAGCGCGTTTATTCGTCCAGAACCGACGCTTACTGAACCTGTGCACATGACGATGGAAGTGGTCAAAATGCCAGCAAATCTACCCCCGACCTACTATAAACTCAAGCACCAGCACGAAGCCGCCAAAACAGATGAAGAGCGATTGAGCCTGTTAGAGGAGATGTTGCGCATCATTCCGAAACATAAAGGTTCAGAGAAGGTGGTATCTGATCTCCGTCGCCGTATTGCCAGTTACAAAAGAGGGGCTTCAGAAAAAGGAGGCAAGGGATCCAGTAAAAGAAGTCATAGCGAACACATTCCTAAGCAGGGCGCCGGGCAGATCGTCCTCATAGGACCCCCGAACGGGGGTAAATCACAAATCCTATTAAACTTTACGAACGCCAAAATAGAGGTCTCACCAACACCCTATACAACGACCTTGCCAACCATCGGAATGCTACGCTATGAAAACATCCAATTTCAACTCATTGATACACCCTCCCTTATGTTGGACTTCATCCCATCAACACTCCTGACGCTCGCTCGCAATGCTGACCTGGTCCTGCTGATTGTAAGCCTCGCGAGCGATAACCTATTGGATGACCTCGATATGGTGGAGGCGTTCCTGAAAGAAGCAAACTGCAACACCCCAGAAAATGGACATCTCATTGTCGCCAATCAACTCGATGCGGCGGGGGCAGAAGAGCGACTGGAAATTCTCAAAGAATTCTACGATGGGACGTTTCAGATTCATCCGATTTCTGCCGAAACTGATGTAGGCAAAGAGACTTTATCGCAAGCGATCTATACAGAATTGGATATTTTGCGCGTCTATCCCAAAGCACCCGGTAAAGCGATAGAACGCGATGATCCCATTGTTCTCCCTATAGGTTCAACCGTGCTTGACGCGGCGATGGAGTTACACAAAGATTTTGCCGAATTCAGGTTCGCGCGGATATGGGGTCCCCACTGGCACGATGGACAATCTGTCAGTCGCAATGATGTCATTTACGATGGAGATGTAGTTGAATTTCATTTGTAGTTATAGAGAAGAAGACAAGCCATAGGTTGATGCAATGAGAAATAGAAGAACACCTTTATATCTAATATACTCACTCATCATCCACGGCACGCTGCTACTCATAATGTGGTGGGTAGCTCCCCAGCAAGTTCCTGTGCTACCGTTCCATGATGAGATAGAGGTTGCGATAAGCCACGTTGAACGACCGCCACTACCGATTAAACAATTACCCATTGTTGAACCTGCTACACCTCTTGTAGCCGAAAAAGAGAAACCCGAACCACCCCCGAAACCGAAAGCAGGTTTGAGCACAACATGGCAGTTGGAACCCAAAGACGTATCAGAAGTTTCAAAACCCGATACACGCAGGCAAGAAAACGTAAATCGAGCGCGAGAGATCGGAGATGGATTATCACAATTGAATCCTATCGTAGGGAAGCCAACTAACTATGCCCCCGAAAACCGATTGGCAGTGAAATCTCTCGATCAACCAACGGTTACCTTACCCTCCAGACCAGAAACAGACTACGTGGCACCACAAGGAGAAACCAGACCAGTTTCTCTAAATACTGATGATACCTTATTAGCTGGCTCCTCACCCACTGTTGACGCGCCGAAGATTCACTACGGCAGCGAACGCGGGGATGCACTTCGGGCTACCGGCATGGGTAACTCTTGGGGAGGCGGGGGTGGCTCTGGTGGCGGCAATGTAGGTGGCGTTTTCGTCTATATGATGAAAGACATCGCTCGGACGCTTGCAGAAGCCAGCATGACGCAAAAAGTAGATGTTGTTTTTGTGCTTGATGAAACGGCAAGTATGACAGATAACATCCGCGGTATTCGTGCTTACGTCGATTTTTTATTTGAAGCGTTCGACCGAGAAGGACGTGATGCCACTTTTGGATTGGTAACCTTCAGGGATGAAACACGAACATACGGACGCACTGACGATCTCGGCACCTTCAAAAACTGGCTTTTTAAAATAGGTGTTGACGGGGGTGGAGACATCGCAGAAGCCGGTTTAGACGGACTCATGACTGCGGTAACAGAGACCCAATTCCGAAAAGACGCGCAGCGGTTCATTGTGCTGGCGAGTGATGGTGCTTTTCACGATGCTGACTACGATGGTAAGTCTGCTTACAGTTTGGATCAGGTTATTGAAACCTTACAAAACGCACACGTTCGTGTCGATGTCATCGGAATCGATTATTTACCGATTCGACAGATCGCACTCGCAACAGGTGGCACATGGCGAGCGATTCCCGGTAGAGGCTATCTGGAATACGTGCCACCACTCACCTTGACAGTGAAGTTGTTCTCAAAATTGGGCACACTTAACCTCGAAAACGGACAGATGGACGATAAAATCACTGTCTATATCAATAATCCGCCGCGTCCTAAACAACTCACATTGACATGGAAAGTGCTTAACCCGCTCGGAGAAAGATGTTACGGTCCATTCACTGAGAGAAAAATGATCCCAGATGATGGTTCAACACAGGTAGAATTGAGACCTGAACTGAATAGCGAGGTCTTTCAGACGATACCGGGGATTTATACAATCATCTATCGACTTGAAAATGAACAAGGACACCAAAGTATCCTGCGCCGGACATTGACATTTTAATCTACACTTTTCAAAACTCAGCTTGGAACGAAGTGGAAAGCGACTCTTAAGAAACACGCGTCAAAGTCTAAAACCATGTTGTTCTCCCGAAGGTAAATTAAAAATATGAAAGACCAAATTTTTGAACAGTGCCGCCGTCATTTCAATGACATCGTCGCCATCCGACGCGACATCCATCAATATCCTGAATTGGGGTTTGATGTCCACCGGACAGCGGGTATCGCCGCTGATGCCCTGCGAGCACTCGAAATCCCCGTTAAAACAGGAATCGGTAGGACAGGCGTTGTCGGGGATTTGGAAGTGCCGGGAGCAACCAAACGGATAGCCTTACGCGCAGATATGGACGCACTCCCGATCCAAGAACTCACCGATGTTCCCTTTAAATCTAAGATTGATGGGAAAGCACACCTCTGTGGGCACGATGCACACACGGCGATGCTCATCGGCACAGCCCGAATCCTTTCAGCGTTTCGAAGTAGTCTCAAAACGCACGTTAGATTTATCTTTCAACCGAGCGAGGAGGCATTACCTGGCGGCGCACCTGCGATGATCGCAGATGGGGCTTTGGAAGACGTAGATGAAATCTACGGGATACACGTCTTTCCACTTTTTGCTGTTGGAGAATACGCGACGTGCCCGGGTCCAATGCTTGCACAGTCTGATACGTTTCAGATCACACTCACAGGCAGAGGCGGACACGCTGCGTTTCCACACCTCACTGTCGATCCGATTGTGATAAGCGCACAGTTTGTGACGGCACTCCAGTCTATCATTTCGAGAAACGTGAATCCACTGGACTCAGCAGTAATCAGCGTCACACAATTCCATGGAGGGGATGCAAACTTGCAAAACGGGCTCACGGGTGCTGCCCTTAACGTTATTCCTCCTAAAGTCCTGATCGGTGGAACAGTCCGCACACTCCAAAAAGCGGTACAGACACGCGTCCGAGAACAATTAGAGAGCCTTCTTGCGGGATTAGCAGATGCACACGACGCAATTTATACATTCGATTATCAAGAAGGGTACCCGGTAACCTACAACCACGAACCCTGTGTCAACACAGTTATCTCCACAGCAAGAGAGTTGGTTGGTGAGGACAATCTCATATTTCCAATGTCGCCGATACTTGGCGGCGAGGATTTCGGATACTACTCACAGGAGATTCCAGCGTGTTTCGTGATGGTAGGTGCGGGCAACGAAGAAAAAGGTATTGTGAACATGTGCCACCACCCCCAGTTCGACATTGACGAAAATAGTATGATTTACGGTATGGCATTGCTCACAAATCTTGCTTTGCTCTAATGGCCGAGTCTTTGGAAAATCTGGAACGATGGATATGAAGAAGGATAATTCTGTGTCAACACACAATGCACAGCCACATTCGTTAGTCGGCACCCGCACCTTGATGTTTACTGACATCGAAGGTTCAACACTACTTTGGGAGGCGCACGGCAATGAGGTTATGACGGAGGTCATCAATACACATAACACGATTTTGCGGACTGAAAATTCGGCGTGGGGTGGCACAGAGATGGGAAATGAAGGCGATGCTCTTTTCTTTGCTTTTCCTACGGCAAGTGCCGCCATTAGAGATGGAAACGCGAACGCTTGAGGAGATAGTTAACACGTGTCTATCCGGATAAGACTACGCAAGCACAGTTCTTACAGATTAAGACATAACACCCAATAAAAATGGACGCTACAATGCAA
Protein-coding sequences here:
- a CDS encoding TGS domain-containing protein, whose protein sequence is MHHIITDSFEIVNSAFIRPEPTLTEPVHMTMEVVKMPANLPPTYYKLKHQHEAAKTDEERLSLLEEMLRIIPKHKGSEKVVSDLRRRIASYKRGASEKGGKGSSKRSHSEHIPKQGAGQIVLIGPPNGGKSQILLNFTNAKIEVSPTPYTTTLPTIGMLRYENIQFQLIDTPSLMLDFIPSTLLTLARNADLVLLIVSLASDNLLDDLDMVEAFLKEANCNTPENGHLIVANQLDAAGAEERLEILKEFYDGTFQIHPISAETDVGKETLSQAIYTELDILRVYPKAPGKAIERDDPIVLPIGSTVLDAAMELHKDFAEFRFARIWGPHWHDGQSVSRNDVIYDGDVVEFHL
- a CDS encoding VWA domain-containing protein: MRNRRTPLYLIYSLIIHGTLLLIMWWVAPQQVPVLPFHDEIEVAISHVERPPLPIKQLPIVEPATPLVAEKEKPEPPPKPKAGLSTTWQLEPKDVSEVSKPDTRRQENVNRAREIGDGLSQLNPIVGKPTNYAPENRLAVKSLDQPTVTLPSRPETDYVAPQGETRPVSLNTDDTLLAGSSPTVDAPKIHYGSERGDALRATGMGNSWGGGGGSGGGNVGGVFVYMMKDIARTLAEASMTQKVDVVFVLDETASMTDNIRGIRAYVDFLFEAFDREGRDATFGLVTFRDETRTYGRTDDLGTFKNWLFKIGVDGGGDIAEAGLDGLMTAVTETQFRKDAQRFIVLASDGAFHDADYDGKSAYSLDQVIETLQNAHVRVDVIGIDYLPIRQIALATGGTWRAIPGRGYLEYVPPLTLTVKLFSKLGTLNLENGQMDDKITVYINNPPRPKQLTLTWKVLNPLGERCYGPFTERKMIPDDGSTQVELRPELNSEVFQTIPGIYTIIYRLENEQGHQSILRRTLTF
- a CDS encoding amidohydrolase, which gives rise to MKDQIFEQCRRHFNDIVAIRRDIHQYPELGFDVHRTAGIAADALRALEIPVKTGIGRTGVVGDLEVPGATKRIALRADMDALPIQELTDVPFKSKIDGKAHLCGHDAHTAMLIGTARILSAFRSSLKTHVRFIFQPSEEALPGGAPAMIADGALEDVDEIYGIHVFPLFAVGEYATCPGPMLAQSDTFQITLTGRGGHAAFPHLTVDPIVISAQFVTALQSIISRNVNPLDSAVISVTQFHGGDANLQNGLTGAALNVIPPKVLIGGTVRTLQKAVQTRVREQLESLLAGLADAHDAIYTFDYQEGYPVTYNHEPCVNTVISTARELVGEDNLIFPMSPILGGEDFGYYSQEIPACFVMVGAGNEEKGIVNMCHHPQFDIDENSMIYGMALLTNLALL
- a CDS encoding adenylate/guanylate cyclase domain-containing protein, which produces MDMKKDNSVSTHNAQPHSLVGTRTLMFTDIEGSTLLWEAHGNEVMTEVINTHNTILRTENSAWGGTEMGNEGDALFFAFPTASAAIRDGNANA